One Pomacea canaliculata isolate SZHN2017 linkage group LG9, ASM307304v1, whole genome shotgun sequence DNA segment encodes these proteins:
- the LOC112573000 gene encoding LOW QUALITY PROTEIN: cadherin-23-like (The sequence of the model RefSeq protein was modified relative to this genomic sequence to represent the inferred CDS: deleted 3 bases in 2 codons), whose product CSNRAVNDVATQTSSATFIVRVSDVNDETPVIAVTNGNINLQEEQPVGTGVPFGISATDADSGDKLTFSLSGSQASYFSIDSSTGDVIVTQQLDRDAASAITVFDQLTVTVTDAAGHRATHALQLTLTDINDNSPACSPSVIAVSVSENTAAGTTVASLTCSDIDSSSNGAISTYTIFSGDDTSTKFSMSGSSVKTTSTALDYETKTSYTLVIHIPDSGTPPKTGTATVVVTVTGVNEAAPVWGVFTPAGPTYHLAESVGVATSVLTVTATDADSGVEGQIDYLLVSTTSNSASSASGIFSLSAASGQLSILTPLDRDAGVSSYTVVLTAKDRGSTSKSVTTTLTIDIDDVNDNAPAFASPSYSVSLSETTAASVGASVLQLTATDVDPTTGALTYRVASGDTLGKFRFSASTPGLLELNANIEVDKPTANSHIYILVVKASDQGVPSTPALTGTTTVTVTISPDNDNSPTFATSSPVSVTVAEDAALGSTVVTVLASDNDVDSGVQQTVTLAIVSGNANSAFSIDPVTGVVVTVKPLDYETTTSYTLVITATDNGTPTARTSTTTVIIAVTNVNEKAPACSSYLITAPVDENVVTQVAALSCSDTDAGDTVTYSLVPAHASFSVNSGTGAVSTIVGLDYESDVTHTDVHVTDSLTPVHTTTVTVSVLVRPVNEFSPVFSPSTYTSALSEDVASGTSVTTVTATDADQGSLDGTVRYSLVSGNGAGRFTIDSSTGQILTSAVGLDRETTAMHTLTVRASDDVPGAATQRSADVTVVVTVTDVNDNPPMCTPGSYQASVAEPSVVGATVTTLTSTDDDEAGTINTTPTYTIRAGDSGGVFTVNGNQVQLAKVVDYETQTSYRLTIQVTDGGSPTLSSTCVLDVRIISVDEFAPVMSVPNFSTNLLETTAVGTVVYHTNATDSDVGKGSAVTYSIPAGNTNDDFFCYSTTGDIIVWNSLDYDTPPQTYNLTVTATDDGGLTGSMWLHIALVDVNDQTPVFTQNVYAVAINENVVVGTSVAKVTAVDSDTGAGGQVNYTAVSGNGLPLFQVNPGTGDVTTSGRVNREVRGRYTLVVRATDGGVPALSSSCLVDITVNDLNDNAPIFSPADFVVNLSEGATVGTSVTSVAATDADASASNNVFSYVLTDNVFQVNVTTGVVSTKGTLDRETTSQYVLYVLAVDSGAPALTGTATVTVLLDDVNDNIPTINGTYDLRFREDTGQRLSSPQCRRSDSDSGDNARLTYTIVSGNTDSDFFLDSSSGVIQVQKQLDRERTSRYFLVLAVADNGSPALTATTTITFSVSDVNDNSPVWSSTAYTFSVTENQPAGSPVGQVTATDADIGVNAALTYTLTLFWTGSSANFALDPATGRITTALPLDREATAQYSALMRVVDGGSPQLNALANVTISIGDLNDNVPTFDSVSYAATTTENDPVGTGILTLVVTDKDIGSNANISLFIDTSTTAGARAAQFLQVTSGTGVVSVKSTINRETNSSFTFTVVATDAGSPALTSSANVTITVTDQNDNVPVFTQTYYNTEIAYTGQCNRSIVAVSAKDADSGANGQVAYYLVQSSYDYVFQVDSATGLLSQRTTAGAGGMYTMQVTARDGGSPTRSATTPASIRIDAMVPNNVVITFNLGITATAFQGSQDEFVAQCQALVRQTYPTAVARLWCSETGSNSLAKVHVYFLRDNTTDSVANVNAAKYYVDSSTALSFFTSDPNGSPSSALSGTQWAPYNVKTVQLYYESQTPWQQSGEGIAVVTTCCVLGAVLLGVSAYMGVTYCRQSVTSRPRARKISVEERRPPPRRQGRPRPSLPPSHLWSAANGRPPRPIVDGDNSFFWDKSSVS is encoded by the exons TGTTCCAACAGAGCTGTGAACGATGTTGCGACTCAAACCTCATCAGCAACGTTCATAGTCAGAGTGAGCGACGTGAACGACGAGACTCCGGTCATTGCGGTGACCAATGGCAACATCAACTTGCAGGAGGAACAGCCGGTGGGCACGGGGGTACCTTTCGGGATTAGTGCCACCGATGCTGACAGCGGTGACAAACTGACGTTTTCTCTctcag GGTCGCAGGCGTCGTATTTCAGCATCGACAGCTCCACTGGTGACGTCATAGTGACGCAACAGCTGGACCGGGACGCTGCCAGTGCCATAACGGTGTTTGATCAGCTGACTGTGACGGTGACTGACGCTGCAGGTCACAGGGCCACCCACGCTCTGCAGCTGACCTTGACCGACATCAACGACAACTCCCCCGCCTGCAGTCCTTCCGTCATCGCGGTCAGCGTAAGCGAGAATACAGCAGCTG GGACGACGGTCGCCTCACTCACGTGTTCCGACATCGACTCGTCTTCCAATGGCGCCATCAGCACCTACACCATCTTCAGCGGCGATGACACATCGACAAAGTTTAGCATGAGCGGGTCGTCGGTGAAGACGACGTCAACGGCTCTGGATTACGAGACAAAGACATCGTACACCCTTGTCATCCACATCCCTGACTCCGGCACCCCGCCCAAGACTGGCACTGCCACAGTCGTGGTGACG GTGACTGGTGTCAACGAGGCGGCACCTGTGTGGGGGGTCTTCACACCGGCCGGCCCCACCTATCACCTGGCGGAGTCTGTCGGCGTCGCCACGTCTGTCCTCACCGTCACCGCCACCGACGCCGACAGCGGAGTTGAGGGTCAGATAGACTACCTGCTGGTGTCCACCACCTCGA ACTCCGCGTCCTCCGCGTCCGGCATCTTCTCCCTCAGTGCGGCCAGCGGTCAGCTCAGCATCCTGACCCCCCTTGACCGCGACGCCGGGGTCAGCAGCTACACCGTGGTGCTGACGGCGAAGGACAGAGGAAGCACGTCAAAGTCAGTGACAACAACGCTGACCATCGACATCGACGACGTGAACGACAACGCTCCTGCATTTGCCTCACCCTCCTATTCGGTGTCTTTGTCCGAGACGACCGCAGCCTCCGTGGGCGCCAGCGTGTTacag CTGACAGCAACTGATGTGGATCCCACGACCGGCGCCCTGACCTACCGCGTTGCTAGCGGGGACACCCTGGGCAAGTTCCGCTTCAGTGCCTCTACCCCGGGTCTGTTGGAGCTCAACGCCAACATCGAGGTGGACAAACCCACTGCCAACAGCCACATCTACATTTTGGTTGTCAAG GCCAGTGACCAGGGCGTCCCGTCCACTCCGGCCTTGACCGGCACCACCACAGTCACCGTCACCATCTCACCCGACAACGACAACTCACCCACCTTCGCAACAAGCTCACCCGTTTCTGTG ACTGTGGCGGAGGACGCGGCGCTGGGCTCTACGGTGGTCACGGTTCTGGCTTCGGACAACGACGTGGACTCCGGCGTGCAGCAGACCGTGACTCTGGCCATTGTCT CGGGGAACGCCAACAGCGCCTTCAGCATCGACCCCGTGACGGGGGTGGTTGTCACCGTCAAACCGCTCGACTACGAGACAACAACCTCCTACACGCTCGTCATCACTGCCACGGACAACGGTACACCTACAGCACGAACCAGCACCACCACCGTCATCATCGCCGTCACAAACGTCAACGAGAAGGCGCCGGCCTGCTCCTCGTACCTCATCACAGCTCCCGTCGATGAAAACGTCGTCACGCAG GTGGCAGCACTGAGCTGCAGCGACACAGACGCCGGGGACACGGTGACGTACTCTCTGGTGCCAGCCCACGCGTCCTTCTCTGTGAACAGTGGAACTGGTGCTGTCTCCACCATCGTTG GTCTGGATTATgaatc tgacgtcacacacactgaCGTGCACGTGACGGACTCGCTGACCCCCGTGCACACCACCACCGTCACGGTCAGCGTGCTGGTGAGGCCGGTCAACGAGTTCTCCCCCGTCTTCTCGCCCTCCACCTACACCTCCGCGCTGTCCGAGGACGTGGCGAGCGGCACAAG CGTGACGACAGTGACTGCCACAGATGCTGACCAGGGGTCACTGGACGGTACAGTCCGTTACAGCCTCGTGTCCGGCAATGGGGCTGGCAGATTCACCATCGACTCCTCCACCGGCCAG ATATTAACTTCCGCCGTGGGACTTGACAGGGAGACAACTGCAATGCACACGCTCACCGTGAGAGCCAGTGATGACGTGCCAGGGGCGGCCACCCAGCGCAGTGCTGACGTCACGGTTGTCGTCACCGTCACGGATGTCAACGACAACCCGCCGATGTGCACGCCAGGCAGTTACCAG GCCAGTGTCGCGGAGCCGTCTGTTGTGGGAGCGACCGTGACGACCTTGACATCCACAGACGATGACGAGGCAGGCACCATCAACACCACACCCACCTACACCATCCGGGCTGGTGACTCGGGGGGAGTCTTTACTGTCAACGGCAATCAAGTACAGCTTGCTAAG GTCGTTGACTACGAGACCCAGACGTCCTACCGTCTGACCATCCAGGTGACGGATGGAGGGTCCCCAACCCTCTCCTCCACCTGTGTTTTGGATGTCAGAATTATCTCGGTTGACGAGTTCGCTCCGGTGATGTCCGTGCCTAACTTCAGCACCAACCTGCTGGAGACGACAGCGGTGGGCACTGTCGTCTACCACACCAACGCCACCGACAGCGACGTCGGCAAGGGCTCCGCCGTCACCTACAGCATCCCCGCCGGCAATACCAACGACGACTTCTTCTGCTACTCCACCACTGGCGACATTATTGTCTGGAACTCTCTCGACTACGACACCCCGCCACAA ACCTACAACCTGACAGTGACGGCCACAGATGACGGAGGGCTGACAGGTTCCATGTGGCTGCACATCGCACTGGTTGATGTCAATGACCAGACGCCGGTCTTCACCCAAAACGTCTACGCTGTTGCCATCAACGAGAATGTCGTCGTCGGCACCTCAGTGGCAAAGGTCACGGCCGTGGACTCTGACACGGGAGCTGGAG GTCAGGTCAACTACACCGCCGTCTCAGGTAACGGTCTGCCGCTGTTCCAAGTCAACCCCGGAACTGGTGACGTCACGACCAGTGGTAGAGTGAACCGCGAGGTCCGAGGGCGTTACACGCTGGTGGTGCGGGCTACTGATGGCGGCGTCCCCGCTTTGTCATCGTCTTGTCTCGTAGACATTACCGTCAACGACCTCAACGACAACGCCCCGATCTTCTCACCTGCTGACTTCGTCGTTAACCTCAGCGAGGGCGCCACTGTCGGGACCTCAGTGACGTCAGTAGCGGCCACAGACGCCGATGCCAGCGCCAGCAACAACGTCTTCTCCTACGTCCTCACCGACAACGTCTTCCAAGTGAACGTCACCACTGGAGTCGTCAGCACCAAAGGAACCCTGGATCGCGAGACGACGTCACA GTACGTGCTGTACGTCTTGGCCGTGGACTCCGGTGCGCCGGCCCTAACAGGCACAGCGACGGTGACGGTGCTGCTGGATGACGTCAACGACAACATCCCCACCATCAATGGCACCTACGACTTGAGGTTTAGGGAGGACACGG GACAAAGACTGTCGTCACCACAGTGCAGGCGTTCAGATTCCGACAGCGGCGACAACGCCCGCTTGACCTACACCATAGTCAGCGGCAACACTGACAGCGATTTCTTTCTGGACTCGTCCAGTGGCGTTATacag GTGCAAAAGCAGCTGGACCGCGAGAGGACAAGTAGATACTTCCTCGTCCTCGCAGTCGCTGATAACGGGTCGCCAGCACTTACAGCAACAACGACCATCACCTTCAGCGTCTCCgacgtcaacgacaacagcCCCGTGTGGTCCAGTACCGCCTACACCTTCTCCGTCACCGAGAACCAGCCAGCGGGCTCGCCAGTGGGGCAG GTGACGGCGACAGATGCTGATATCGGTGTCAACGCCGCACTGACCTACACACTGACCCTCTTCTGGACCGGCTCTTCCGCCAACTTTGCCCTCGACCCCGCGACAGGAAGGATAACTACGGCCTTGCCCCTGGATCGCGAGGCCACAGCGCAGTACTCGGCCCTGATGAGGGTGGTGGACGGAG GCAGCCCGCAGCTAAATGCCCTCGCCAACGTCACCATCTCCATCGGGGACCTGAACGACAACGTCCCTACCTTCGACTCTGTGTCCTACGCGGCCACAACAACTGAGAATGACCCCGTCGGCACAGGCATCCTGACCCTCGTCGTCACCGATAAGGACATCGGCAGCAATGCCAACATCTCGCTGTTCATCGACACCTCCACGACAGCTGGAGCCAGAGCGGCGCAGTTCCTACAG GTGACGTCAGGGACAGGTGTCGTTTCCGTCAAAAGTACAATAAACCGAGAGACGAATTCGTCCTTCACCTTCACAGTGGTCGCTACTGACGCAGGCTCCCCGGCCTTGACGTCATCAGCCAACGTCACTATAACCGTCACGGACCAGAACGACAACGTCCCGGTGTTTACCCAAACTTACTATAATACTGAG ATCGCCTACACTGGCCAGTGTAACCGCAGCATTGTGGCTGTCAGTGCCAAGGACGCTGACAGTGGGGCTAACGGACAGGTGGCCTACTACCTGGTGCAGAGTTCCTATGACTACGTCTTCCAGGTCGACTCAGCCACAG GTCTCTTGTCGCAACGCACCACAGCAGGAGCAGGCGGTATGTACACCATGCAGGTGACGGCACGTGACGGAGGGTCACCCACACGCAGCGCTACAACCCCCGCCTCCATCAGGATCGACGCCATGGTCCCCAATAATGTCGTCATCACCTTTAACTTGGGCATCACCGCCACGGCCTTCCAG GGTTCACAGGACGAGTTCGTGGCGCAGTGCCAGGCGCTGGTGAGACAGACCTACCCGACTGCCGTGGCGCGACTGTGGTGCTCGGAGACAGGAAGTAACAG TCTCGCCAaagttcatgtttattttctgagaGACAACACCACGGACAGCGTTGCCAACGTCAACGCCGCCAAGTACTACGTGGACTCGTCGACAGCCTTGAGTTTCTTCACCTCTGACCCCAACGGTTCTCCATCTTCTGCCCTTTCAG GGACGCAGTGGGCGCCGTACAACGTGAAGACAGTTCAGCTGTACTACGAGTCCCAGACACCATGGCAACAGAGTGGGGAGGGCATTGCTGTCGTCACCACTTGCTGCGTGTTGGGAGCCGTCCTGCTGGGCGTGTCTGCTTACATGGGCGTCACGTACTGCCGTCAGTCCGTCACGTC GAGACCGAGAGCACGAAAGATTTCCGTTGAAG AGCGACGGCCGCCGCCACGAAGACAGGGGCGACCCAGaccctcccttcctccttcccACCTGTGGTCTGCGGCTAACGGGCGTCCG CCTCGTCCCATCGTGGATGGCGACAACAGCTTCTTTTGGGACAAATCGTCTGTAAGCTAG
- the LOC112572504 gene encoding uncharacterized protein LOC112572504 — MQNMMPHLAETSHPTAAVSQVLMVWLLLTHVMAYSPQCTLPPTIGPGPLRPSVSPQFTVRVEAVLLEQNRTEEFVEYFDYTNNRGRLTQMRSGHVTDFYYNYGTNEMFIVQPDTYDCQVQPLSSSPLTILLGDTPQGHVFSPAGALRFGENGSREEYLGRTQVRDIAVNQWRSCLNWTEDNATMTVVWSFMDTDVWQASGSAMSIPVECHVTGTMYGHGSSTAFEHLYEFINYVEGLPPESDNVFETPSGVVCPGRRNTKPFPVMPDALSFTAESLDEEGKSVTYTTELYDSLGRVAAYKFRGATIFARSYGLNPLVIVHDFATGTEYVVDQLQGNCTISPLTTTPDVGHVAKDPVLLRINSAKEMFQMTGNYTYVGVRTIRGVPCDVWATRLVASDLLGISVNATREWAFSSTEWKTEDSVSAMFISGIPMQTTTTLDDFGARQTVVTNVYDYAASVPDVATFVNLDSCYIGMPRNRITFSISRVYKSLLESFEARFKYTVRQNIASAISLSPLRVANIQYTVQDTSLDITFDLLPVPRMHSRVDSPREELDLDNATQLLMAAVKNNKMVFELQGGCSMPVYIAVDATSMRVTPLGQPSSAASARVTSAASNLPPTSPTTATAATGNSSHEDLCAQPGHDPTYSAGVMAGSAIAVGALGGALGGFVHRLVLRRAS; from the exons ATGCAGAACATGATGCCTCACCTGGCAG AGACGTCACACCCGACAGCTGCTGTATCGCAGGTGCTGATGGTGTGGTTATTACTAACACACGTGATGGCATATTCACCGCAGTGTACTTTGCCACCTACCATAG gaccGGGGCCTCTCAGGCCGAGCGTGTCGCCGCAGTTCACGGTGCGTGTGGAGGCGGTGCTGCTGGAGCAGAACAGAACGGAGGAGTTCGTGGAGTATTTCGACTACACCAACAACAGGGGTCGCCTCACGCAGATGagatcaggtcacgtgacggactTCTACTACAACTACGGCACCAATGAAATGTTCATAGTGCAGCCTGACACGT ACGACTGCCAAGTGCAGCCGCTATCCTCCTCCCCCTTGACCATCCTGCTGGGAGACACTCCCCAGGGCCATGTCTTCTCACCTGCTGGGGCTCTCCGTTTTGGGGAG AACGGTTCACGAGAAGAGTACCTGGGCCGCACCCAAGTGCGAGACATTGCGGTCAACCAGTGGCGGTCCTGCTTGAACTGGACAGAGGACAATGCAACGATGACCGTCGTCTGGTCCTTCATGG ACACCGACGTGTGGCAAGCTTCCGGCAGCGCCATGAGCATCCCAGtggagtgtcacgtgacaggaacgATGTATGGCCACGGCTCGTCCACAGCGTTTGAACACCTGTACGAGTTCATCAACTATGTCGAGGGTTTGCCGCCTGAAAGCGACAACGTATTTGAG ACTCCCAGTGGGGTCGTGTGTCCAGGGAGACGGAACACCAAACCTTTTCCCGTGATGCCTGACGCCCTGTCCTTCACCGCCGAGTCGCTGGACGAGGAAGGCAAATCTGTGACGTACACTACG GAGCTGTACGACAGCCTGGGGCGTGTCGCTGCCTACAAGTTCCGCGGAGCCACCATCTTCGCGCGCAGTTACGGCTTGAACCCCTTGGTCATCGTTCACGACTTTGCCACAG gcACGGAGTATGTCGTGGACCAGCTGCAAGGCAACTGCACAATATCTCCTCTCACGACAACACCTGATGttggtcacgtggccaaagacCCTGTCCTACTCCGAATCAACTCGGCCAAAGAAATGTTTCAGATGACTGGGAACTACACTTACGTGGGCGTG CGAACCATTCGTGGTGTACCGTGTGACGTGTGGGCGACTCGGCTGGTGGCCTCTGACCTGCTGGGAATCAGTGTCAATGCTACGAGGGAATGGGCCTTTAGCTCG ACTGAGTGGAAGACAGAGGACAGCGTGTCCGCCATGTTCATCAGTGGGATCCCCATGCAGACAACTACAACACTGGACGAT tttGGTGCTCGACAGACGGTGGTGACAAACGTCTACGACTACGCGGCCAGCGTGCCTGACGTGGCCACCTTCGTCAACCTCGACTCTTGCTACATCGGAATGCCCCGCAACAGGATCACCTTCAGCATCTCTC GTGTGTACAAGTCTTTGCTGGAGTCGTTTGAAGCCCGTTTCAAGTACACTGTACGACAGAACATTGCCTCGGCCATCAGCCTGTCTCCTCTCAGGGTGGCCAATATTCAG TATACAGTACAAGACACATCGCTAGACATCACGTTCGATCTACTTCCGGTACCCAGGATGCACAGTCGGGTAGACAGTCCTCGCGAGGAGCTAGACCTGGACAACGCTACCCAGCTGCTGATGGCTGCcgtgaaaaataacaaaatggtTTTTGAACTTCAGGGTGGATGCAGTATG CCTGTCTACATCGCGGTCGATGCCACCAGCATGAGGGTGACTCCACTGGGTCAGCCATCCTCTGCTGCCTCCGCACGTGTGACGTCTGCAGCTTCTAACCTCCCGCCCACCAGCCCCACCACAGCCACAGCAGCGACAGGCAACAGCAGCCACGAGGACCTGTGTGCACAGCCAGGTCACGACCCGACCTACTCGGCAG GTGTCATGGCTGGCTCCGCAATAGCGGTGGGAGCGCTGGGAGGCGCTCTGGGAGGATTTGTACATCGACTGGTGCTGCGTCGTG cCAGCTGA